GACAAAAAAAGCAAATGTCAATAAGAAATAAAATTTCTGGAACTCCAGAAAGACCAAGACTTTCAGTTTTTAGATCAAATACTAACATTTTTGCTCAATTAATAGATGATGTAAATGGAGTAACTCTTGTATCAGCATCAACAATTGATAAAGCATTAAGAGGAAGTATTGCTAACGGTGGAAATGTAGAAGCAGCAAAAGCCGTTGGAAAAGCAATAGCTGAAAGAGCTAAAGAAAAAGGAATAGGAGCTATCGTATTTGATAGATCAGGATACAAATATACAGGAAGAGTAGCGGCTCTTGCAGAAGCGGCTAGAGAAGCTGGATTAAGCTTCTAATTTTTAAGAGAGGAGGATTTCACTTGTTAAACAGAGAAGAAAATCAATATCAAGAAAAATTATTGAAGATATCTAGAGTTTCTAAAACAACTAAAGGAGGAAGAACAATATCTTTCTCAGTGTTAGCTGCTGTTGGAGATGGAGAAGGTAAAATAGGATTAGGATTAGGAAAAGCAAATGGTGTTCCTGATGCTATAAGAAAAGCTATTGCAGCTGCAAAGAAAAATGTAGTAAAAGTTTCTTTGAAAAATAATACAGTTCCTCATGAAATAACTGGAAAATGGGGAGCAACTACTCTATGGATGGCACCAGCATATGAAGGGACTGGAGTAATAGCTGGTTCTGCTTCAAGAGAAATTTTAGAATTGGTTGGAGTTCATGACATTTTAACTAAAATTAAAGGGTCAAGAAATAAACATAACGTAGCAAGAGCTACTGTGGAAGCATTGAAAAATCTTAGAACTGCTGAAGAAATAGCAGCTTTAAGAGGAAAAGAAGTTAAGGATATCTTAAGCTAGGAGGAAGATGAAGATGGCAAGACTTAGAATAGAGCTTGTAAAAAGCATAATCGGAAGAAAGCCTAATCACATAGCAACTGTAAAGTCGCTAGGGCTTAAGAAGATGCATGATGTAGTAGAACATAATGAAACACCTGAATTAAAAGGGAAACTAGCTCAAGTTTCTTATTTGTTAAAAGTTGAGGAGGTGCAAGCATAGTGAAATTAAATGAATTATCACCTTCAGTTCCTAGAAAGGAAAGAAAAAGAGTAGGTAGAGGTAACTCATCTGGTTGGGGAAAAACAGCTGGAAAAGGTAGCAATGGTCAAAATTCAAGAGCAGGTGGAGGAGTAAAACCTTATTTTGAAGGTGGACAAATGCCAATATATAGAAGAGTTCCAAAAAGAGGATTCTCAAATGCTATATTTAAAAAAGAATACACTCTATTATCACTAGATTTCTTAAATAGTCATTTTGAAGATGGAGAAACTGTAAGTATAGAAACTCTATGCAACAAATTCTTATTAAAGAAATGCAATGATGGAATAAAAGTTTTAGGAAATGGAGAATTAACTAAAAAATTAACTGTTGTTGCTCATAAAGTTTCAAAATCAGCAAAAGCTGCTATTGAAGCAAAAGGTGGATCAGTAGAAATCGTTGAAGAAAAAGGTTTTGAAAGAGCAGAAAATAATAAATAGTATTAATCTAAGGTAGGTGAATACATGACTTTAATAGAGAAGTTTAATTCTAAATTAAGTAGTATAGTAAAAATTCCTGAACTTAGAGAGAGAATACTTTTCACATTACTAATGTTTTTAGTAGCCAGAGTAGGGACTTTAATTCCTGCTCCTGGTGTTGATGTGGATAGATTGTCAGCAATGGCTTCAAATAATAATGTACTTAGTTATATAAATATGTTTTCTGGAGGAGCTTTCACAAGAATATCTATATTTTCATTGGGAATAATTCCATATATCAACTCATCAATAGTAGTAAGTTTACTTACATCTATTGTCCCTCAACTTGAAGAAATTCAAAAAGAAGGAGAATCTGGAAGAAATAAAATCACTCAATGGACAAGATATTTGACAATAGCACTTGCAATAATTCAAGGAGCTGGAGTTTGTTTGTGGTTACAATCTGTAGGGCTTATTTATAATCCTGGAATAGGATTCTTTGTGAGAACTATAACAACATTAACAGCTGGAACAGTATTTTTAATGTGGGTTGGAGAACAAATTTCTATAAAAGGAATAGGAAATGGAGTATCACTTATTATTTTCTTGAATGTAATTTCAAGAGCACCATCAAGTGTTATTCAAACTATTCAAACTATGCAAGGGAATAAGTTTTTAATACCTTTATTGGTATTAGTTGCTTTCCTTGGAACAGTAACAATAGCTGGAATAGTTTTATTTCAACTAGGGCAAAGAAAAATTCCTATTCATTACGTAGGAAAAGGATTTAATACTAGAGGTGGAATGGGTCAAAACTCATATATTCCTTTAAGATTAAATACTGCAGGGGTAATGCCTGTAATATTTGCCTCAGTATTTATGTTGATTCCTGGTGTGGTAGTTAATGCATTACCTTCTACATTATCTATTAAAACAACTTTATCAATAATATTTGGACAAAATCATCCAGTATATATGATATTGTATGCATTAGTAATAATGTTTTTCTCTTTCTTCTACACAGCTTTAGTTTTCGATCCTGAAAAGGTTGCTGAAAATTTAAAACAAGGTGGAGGAACAATTCCTGGAATAAGACCTGGGGAAGAAACTGTAGAATATCTTGAAGGTGTTGTAAGTAGAATAACTTGGGGTGGAGGAATATTTTTAGCTTTAATTTCAATACTACCTTATGTTATATTTACATCTATGGGACTTCCAGTTTATTTTGGAGGAACAGGAATAATAATCGTTGTCGGTGTTGCTTTGGATACTGTGCAACAAATTGATGCTCATTTAGTTATGAGAGAATACAAAGGATTTATTTAATAATTATTGAATAAAATAGTAAAAGGAGTTTTCATTGAGAACTCCTTTTTATTTTTTATAAGGAAAGCATAAAAGTAAATAGTGAAAATTAGTCTCTGACGTTCGTATTAGTTTGAAGAGTCTATATTCATTGAGCTCGTATAACTCATACGGTTATCAAGAGAATTTATTTATTATATAAATAAAACAAAGAAATTGTGATATAATTTAAGAAAAACATAAAATAATGGAGAAAAAAATGAGAGTAAAATTAGTAAGAGATGATAAAAATTCAAATTATAAAGTTAGTTTGAAAAATATAAAAAAAGAAAAAGAATTTGTAAAATTATTAGATGACTACAATATAGAGTATAAAAAAACAGAATATTTCAAAGATTTTTTTATTTATAATTTAAAAAATATTAATAGTAAGTTTATAATGCTACTTCAAGAAAAAGCTTCAAATTATATTGCATACATAGAGCCTATGTCAGTGTATTCATTACCTATAAAAATAGATAATATAGATGGAGAAGTGCAAGTTCTATATCCAGAAGAAAACAAGAAGTACATAACATTGGGAGTAGTTGACAATGGTATAGGTCATATAAAATATTTAAAACCTTGGATTAAAAAAGTACATTCAAGATATTTAAAAGAAGATGTAAGTGCAACTCATGGAACTTTTGTATCTGGACTTGCTCTCTATGGGGATATTTTGGCTGGGAGAGATATAGTAAAGAATGAAGGTTTTTATTTGCTAGATGCAACGGTTTTATCAGCAACCAGTATAGAGGAAGATGAGCTTTTAAAGAATATTGTGTTAGCAATTGAAGAAAACTATAAAAAAGTTAAAATTTGGAATTTATCCTTGAGTGTAAAATTAGAAATAGAGGAAGATATTTTCTCAGATTTTGGAGTTGTCTTAGATTATATACAACAAAAATATGGAGTTTTAATTTTTAAATCAGGTGGAAATGGTGGAAACTTTATGAAGAAAAAGCCTAAAGGTAAACTGTATCATGGTTCAGACTCTTTGATGTCTATTGTTGTCGGCTCAGTTACAGATGAGGGCTATGCTTCAAATTATAGCAGAGTAGGTTTAGGCCCACAAAATACAATAAAACCAGATATTGCAAGTTATGGAGGGGATTTATCTTTGGGAGAAGATGGAGAAATGATAATGACAGGAGTTAAATCATTTTCTGTGAATGGAAATATAGCTTCTTCATCTGGGACAAGTTTTGCTACTGCAAGAATGTCTTCACTTGCAACTATAATATATCAAAATATATGTAAAGATTTTGATAATTTTTCAGATTTTGATGCTACATTGATAAAAGCATTAATAATACATTCATCTAAGAATACCGATAAAAATTTAAAAGTAGAAGAAATAGGTTTTGGAGTTCCAGCAGATTCTCAGGAAATACTTTCATATTTTAATAATGAAAATATAAAAATTATTAGTGGAACTATGAAAGATAAAAAAGTTATTGATATAGATAAAATATTTAGTGGATACAAAAGAAATATGAGAATAAAAGTTACACTTGCCTATGAAACAGAACTAGATTTTTATCAAAATGAAGAATATATAAAATCAGATATAAAAATTAGAAGTTTTTCAGAAAAGGGGAAAAATTTAATAAGAAAATTTGAGGCTGATATAGAAAGGGGAGAAAAATTGGAGTTATACTCTAATAGCAATGTTGAAAAGAAATATACATTGATAATTGAAAAAATATAAGGTGATTTCATGAATAAAACAGAAAGAATAGGAATAATAAATACTTTTGTTGGAGGAACACTTTGGGGAATAAATGGTGTTATGGGGAGCTATTTATTTTTAAATAAGGCTGTTACAACAAATTGGTTAGTTCCGTATAGATTATTAATAGCTGGGTTGATATTGCTAAGCTATTTATATTATAAAAATGGGAAAAAGGTTTTTGACATTTTAAAAAATGGAAAAGATTTATTAAGTATAGTAATATTTGGTATATTTGGAATGATGGGAACTCAATATACATATTTTACAGCTATTGAATACTCTAATGCAGCAATAGCAACAGTCCTAACTTATTTTGGACCAACCTTAGTACTTGTGTATGTCTGTATGAGAGAGGCTAGAAGACCATTAAAATATGAAATATTTTCTATAGTTTTATCAATGTTTGGAGTATTTTTATTGGCAACTCATGGTAATTTTTCAGGACTACAAATCTCATTTAAAGCATTATTTTGGGGAATGTTGTCAGCTATGACTTTAGTTGTTTATACTATTCAGCCAGAAAAGATATTAAAAAAATATGGTACAACAGCAGTAGTTGCTTGGGGAATGTTTATAGGTGGTATAATTTCAATATTTATGTTTAATCCTTGGAAAGTAGATGTAATTTTTGACTTTACAACGTTTATATTTTTTATAATTATAATATTTTCAGGGACAATAGCAGCCTTTGTATTATATTTGACAGGGGTTACTATGATAGGACCTACTAAAGCAAGTATAATAGCCTGTGTTGAACCTGTGTCAGCAACAATATTTTCAATAATTTTTATGGGAGTAACATTTGGATTTTTAGATATAATAGGTTTTATATGTGTAATTTCTACCATATTTATAGTTGCAATTTTTGATAAAAAAGAAGTAAAGAAGAAAGTAAAATAAAGAGGTGTAGATTTGGCAATAATACAAGCAAATGATATCTATATGGCTTTTTCTGGAGAAACTTTATTTAAGGAAATAAATTTCTCAGTTGATGAAAAAGATAAAATTGGGATAATTGGAGTTAATGGAGCAGGTAAAACAACTTTAATAAAACTTTTATTAGGTAAGGAAAATTCAGAAGTTAATCCTGAAACGAATGAAAGAGGGACTATATCAAAAAAAAGTAATTTAAAAATTGGATACTTAGCTCAAAACACAGTTTTAAATAAAGAGAATACAATATTTGAAGAATTGATGACAGTTTTTAATAATTTATCAGATGATTACAATAGAATGCAGGAAATAAACTTTTTACTTACTGTTGACCAAGATAATTTTGATAAACTTATGGAAGAGCTTGGAGAAATAAGTGAAAGATATGAGAGAAATGATGGATATTCAATAGAGTATAAAATAAAACAAATTTTAAATGGTTTGAATATTCCAGAAAATTTATGGTCTATGAAAATTGAAAAATTATCTGGAGGACAAAATTCAAGAGTTGCACTAGCTAAAATTTTGTTAGAAGAACCAGACTTGTTAATACTAGATGAGCCGACTAACCACTTAGATTTGACTTCTATTGAATGGCTTGAAAAAATATTGAAAGATTATAATAAAGCTATACTTTTGATATCTCACGATGTATATTTTTTAGATAATGTAGTCAATAGAATTTTTGAAATTGAAGGGAAAAGGTTAAAAGACTATAAAGGAAATTATACAGATTTTTTAATTCAAAAAGAGGCTTATTTGAGTGGAGAAGTAAAAGCTTACGAAAAAGAACAAGAAAAAATTAAAAAAATGGAAGAATTTATAAGAAGGTATAAGGCAGGAGTAAAATCGAAACAAGCTAGAGGAAGAGAAAAAATATTAAATAGAATGGAGAAAATGGAAAATCCTGTTGTTACAACCAAGAAAATAAAACTTGAATTTGATATAAAAGCTCAGAGTGTTGATTTAGTTTTGGATATTAAAAATTTATCAAAAACTTTTGAAAATAAGTTGCTATTTAAAGATTTAAATTTAAAAATTTATCGTGGAGAAAGAATAGGGTTAATAGGGAAAAATGGTACGGGAAAATCAACTCTTTTAAAAATTATAAATGGTTTAGAAAAAGCTAGTATCGGAGAATTTAAAATCGGAGAAAGAGTTTCTATTGGCTACTATGACCAAAATCATCAAGGTTTGGGATTAAATAACAACATAATAGAGGAACTTATGTATTATTTTACTTTGTCAGAGGAAGAAGCAAGAAATATTTGTGGAGCCTTTTTATTTAGAGAAGATGATATTTATAAAAAAATAAGTTCATTAAGTGGTGGAGAAAAAGCAAGAGTTGCTTTTATGAAGTTGATGCTTGAAAAACCGAATTTTTTAATACTAGATGAGCCAACAAATCACTTGGATATATATTCAAGAGAAATATTAATGAATTCTTTAGAAAATTATCCTGGAACAGTTTTGGTAGTCTCTCACGATAGAAATTTCTTAGACACTGTTGTAAATAAAATTTATGAATTAAAAACTGATGGTGTGGAAACTTTTAATGGAGACTATGAAACTTACAAAAAAGAAAAAGAAAATGTAAAAGTAAAAAATGAAGAAGCAGTAAAATCTTATGAGGAACAGAAAAAAAATAAAAATAGAATAGCTTCTTTAGAAAAAAAGCTTATAAAGTTTGAAGAAGAAATAGGGAAATTGGAAGAGCAAAAAGAAGACATAAACAAGAAGTATCTACTTGCTGGAGAAAAAAATAATGTAGATGAATTAATGTCGTTACAAGAAGACTTAGACAATATTGATATGAAAATTTTAGAAAAATATCAAGAATGGGAAGAAAGTGAAGCAGAACTTAACGAGTTGAAGGAATAAAAGAGAAAAATGAATGTAGTTTAATCAAACACTATATTCATTTTTTTAATGTAACTATTAATTTTATTAATAATTTGATTGAAAAAAATTTGATTATATAGTAAAATCTTAGATGATTGAATTAAAATAGGAGGAAGTATAATGAAAAAAAGAATTTTATTAGTATTCACAGTACTATTATCTTTATTATTAGTAGCTTGTGGAGGAGAAAAGAAAGAAGCAAATCCAGAAGCTTACCCAGAAAAGCCAGTTAATGTTATTATAGCTTATAAAGCAGGAGGAGGAACAGATGTTGGAGCTCGTATTTTAATGGCAGAAGCTCAAAAGAATTTCCCTCAAACATTTGTTATAGTTAACAAACCAGGTGCTGACGGAGAAATAGGGTATACAGAACTTGCTAAAGCAAATCCAGATGGATATACAATTGGATTTATCAATTTACCAACTTTTGTAAGTTTACCACATGAAAGAAAAACAAAATACAACATTGATGATGTAGAACCTATTATGAACCATGTTTATGATCCAGGTGTATTAGTTGTAAGAGCTGATAGCAAATTTAATACTGTTGCTGATTTTGTTGAATATGCAAAAGCTCATCCAGAAGAATTAACAATTTCTAACAACGGAACAGGAGCTTCTAACCACATAGGAGCTGCTCACTTTGCTAAAGAAGCTGGAATACAAGTAACTCATGTGCCATTTGGTGGAAGTACAGATATGATTTCTGCTCTTCGTGGAGACCATGTTAATGCAACAGTTGCTAAAATTAGTGAAGTTGCAAGTTTAGTAAAATCAGGAGAATTAAAAATATTAGCTTCATTTACTGATAAAAGATTAGAAGGATTTGAAGATGTTCCAACTTTAACTGAAAGTGGATATCCAGTATTATTTGGGTCAGCTCGTGCTATAGTTGCACCAAAAGGAACACCAAAAGAAATTATCCAAAAATTACATGATGTATTTAAACAAGCATTAGAATCAGCAGATAATGTTGAAAAATCAAAAAATGCTAACTTACCTTTATTATATATGTCACCTGAAGAATTAGGACAATATATTAAAGATCAAGAAAAATATATTATTGAAACTGTTCCAACATTAGGAATAAACTAATAATAAATAGTAGTAAAATAACTTGTTTATGATTTATTTATTTTACTAAAATTAGACTTTAATGTTTGAAATATTAAATGAAAAGGTTGTTGCAATATAGCTTTAACAAGTTTATATTATCAGATTGATTAATTGACCAACCAGATGTTATAAATTGTTAGAGTAGTTGTGACAACCTTATTTTTTATATAAAAGTATAAAATAAATAGTGAGAATTAGTCTCTTATGTCCGCATTAGTTGAAGAGCCTGTATTCGTTGAGCTCGTAAACTATACGGCTGTCGAGAGACGTTATTTTTATAATTATATTTAAGTAGAAAGGTAAAAAATATGAGAAAATATGATAGATTTCTAACAATCGGTTTATTTGTTTTGGAGGCATTTTATTTCTTTTTAATAAAACAATTACCTCCTAAAGCGGCAAGATATCCAGAATTTGTATTATCTTTAATGTTATTTTTAACAATTTTATTAGCTATAAATACATTTATTATTAAACCTAAAAATGTTGAAGAAGAGGATAAATTCAAAGGTAATTTATTTAAACAATTCTTTTTTGTTATTGCAATATCAGTGGTTTATGTTATATTAATTGATATAATTGGATTCTTTGTATCTACTGCAATTTATCTATTTGTGACTATGGTAGCTTTAAAAAGTAATGTTAAATGGAGTATTGTTGTGAGTATTTTATTCCCAATATTCTTATATCTAGTGTTTGTATCATTCTTAAAAGTACCAGTCCCAAGAGGATTTTTAATATAGGTTAGGAGGAATAAATTATGTCAGATGTTTTATATGGATACATGGCGGCAATGACTCCAATAAATTTACTTGCTGGAGTTATTAGTGTGGCTATCGGAATAACAATAGGAGCTTTACCAGGGCTTTCTGCAGCAATGGGGGTTGCTCTATTAATACCAATCACATTTGGAATGGATCCTTCTACAGGTTTAATAACTTTAGCGGGAGTATATTGTGGAGCAATATTTGGTGGTTCAATTTCTGCAATACTAATTCGTACACCAGGAACACCAGCAGCAGCAGCAACAGCTATTGATGGATATGAATTAACAAAACAAGGAAAAGCAGGTACAGCTTTAGGAACTGCAATTACAGCTTCATTTATAGGAGGAATATTAAGTGCTATTCCACTTTATTTATTCGCTCCAAGACTAGCAAAACTTGCTTTACTTTTTGGACCGGCAGAATATTTTTGGCTATCTATTTTTGGGCTAACTATAATAGCAGGAGCAAGTACAAAATCAATAGTAAAAGGTCTGATTTCAGGAGCTTTAGGATTAATGCTATCAACAGTGGGAATGGATCCAATGCTTGGAAATCCTCGTTTTACATTTGGAATACCAGCTTTACTTTCAGGGATACCTTTTACAGCAGCACTTATTGGACTATTCTCAATGTCACAAGTTTTAATGCTTGCTGAAAAGAAGATAAAAGAAGCTGGGAATATGGTTGAATTTGATAATAAAGTTCTTTTATCAAAAAGCCAAATTTTAGAAATATTACCAACTTCATTAAGATCTACTGTTATAGGAAGTATTATAGGAATATTACCGGGAGCAGGAGCAAGTATAGCTGCATTTTTAGGTTATAATGAAGCAAAAAGATTTTCTAAAAAGAAAGAATTATTTGGACATGGAAGTATTGAAGGTATAGCAGGAGCAGAGGCTGCAAATAATGCAGTTACAGGAGGATCATTAATTCCAACATTTACACTTGGAATACCAGGAGAAAGTGTTACTGCTGTATTACTAGGAGGTCTTATGATACAAGGACTTCAACCTGGGCCAGATTTGTTTACAGTACATGGAAAAATAACTTATACATTCTTTGCTGGTTTTGTAATTGTTAATATATTTATGTTAATATTAGGATTATTTGGTTCAAAATTATTTGCAAAAGTATCAAGAGTATCAGATAGCTACTTAATACCTTTGATTTTTTCATTGAGTGTAATTGGTTCTTATGCTATTAATAACCAATTAACAGATGTTTGGGTAATGTTTGTCTTTGGTATAATTGGATACTTTGTTCAAAAATTTGAATTGAACTCAGCATCAATAGTTCTAGCTTTAATCTTAGGACCAATTGGTGAATCTGGACTTAGAAGATCTTTAATATTGAATCATCAAAGTTATTCAATATTATTCCAAAGTACAGTTTCAAAAGTTTTATTACTTTTAACTCTTTTCTCATTGTTATCTCCAATAATAATGGCTAAGTTTCAAAAAAAGAAAGAAAAATAGATAAAAAAGAAGCTGTTGCATTTTAATTTTGCAACAGCTTTTCTTATTTATAAGGATAAATAACAAAAATTAGTTCCTGATGTCCGTATTAGTTCGAAGAGCCTGTGTTCATTGAGCTCGTAGAACTCATACGGCTGTCAAGAGATTTTGTTTCAATTGCTATTTAATCCAAGACATTAATTTTCTTAATTCTTGTCCTACTTCTTCAATTTTATGTTCACTTGCAGCTTTTCTATGAGCTTTTAAGAATGGTTGACCTGCTTTAGAATCTGCTAAAAATTCATCAGCAAATTTTCCAGATTGAATATCTGCTAAAATATTTCTCATAGCATCTTTAGAAACAGATGTTATAACTTTTGGTCCTGCTAAGAAATCTCCATATTCAGCTGTGTTAGAGATAGAGTGTCTCATTTTTCCAAATCCTCCTTCATAGATTAGGTCAACGATTAACTTCATTTCGTGTAGACATTCAAAATAAGCGTTTACAGGATCATATCCAGCTTCTGTTAAAACTTCAAATCCATTTTTGATAAGTTCTGTAATTCCACCACATAAAACAGCTTGTTCTCCAAATAAATCTGTTTCAGTTTCTTGTTTAAATGTAGTTTCAAGTATTCCTGATCTTCCTCCACCTATACCAGAAGCCCAAGCAAGAGCAATATCTTTTGTATCTCCACTAGGATCTTGATATACAGCTATTAAGCAAGGTACTCCACTTCCTTCTTGGAAAGTTCTTCTAACTAGATGTCCAGGCCCTTTAGGTGCAACCATAAATACATTTATGTCTTCGTTTGGTTGAATTTTTTTGAAATGAATGTTAAATCCATGTCCAAATCCAAGGTAAGCACCTTTCTTTAAGTTTGGAGCTATACTGTTAGTATAAGTATCTCCTTGAATTTCATCTGGTATTAAAACCATAACTACATCTGCATTTTTAACTGCTTCTCCAGTTTCTTTTACAACAAAACCTGCTTCTTCTGCAACTTTCCAAGTCTTAGAATCTTTTCTAAGTCCAATAGTAACATCCATTCCATTTTCTTTTAAGTTAAGTGCATGAGCATGTCCTTGTGAACCATAACCTAAAACTGTGATTTTCTTTCCTACTAATTTTTGTAAATTACAATCTGCATCATAATATACAGTTGTTCCTAAAATGTTTCCTGCCATTTTAAATTCCTCCTAAATTTTATGTTTAAAATACAATTTATATAAAAATATAAAATTAGTCTCTGATATCTGTATTAGTTCGAAGAGCCTGTGTTTATTGAGCTCGTAGAACTCATACGGCTATCAAGAGGCTTTTTTTATATCATTTCACAATTAACCAGGGTCTATTATTAGACCATTCAATTTTTACATCTATTTCATAAAGCTTTGATAAATTTTCATCAGTTAAAACTTCATATTTATTTCCTTGAGCTACAATTTTCCCATTATCAAGTATAGCTACATGACTAATAGAAGCTATAATTTCTTCTATTTGATGTGTTACATAAATAAATGGTATAGCATTTATATTTTTAGAATTTTTTTCTAGACTTTTTAATAACATTTCTCTTGCTCTTATATCTAAGCCAGAACAAGGCTCATCTAAAATCAAAAGAGATGGTTCATTCATAAAGGCTCTTGCAAGTAAAGTTTTTCTTTGTTCACCTTGTGATAAAGTGTTAAATTTATTTAATTTTAAATGAGATAGTTTAAAATCTTTTATAATACTATTTGCTTTTTCTCTATCTTTTTGAGTTATCTCTTGATAAATACCTATTGAGTTATATTTTCCTGATAAAACAATATCCATTAAAGATTGAGTGTTTAGCCTATCTGAAAAATTATTTAAAGTAGAACTAACAAAACCAACTTTTTCTTTAATCTCTGCCCAAATACAAGTCCCAAATTTTTTATCAAAAACAGAAACTTCTCCTTTTGTTGCAAAAGTATATGCAGGTATCATAGATAAAAGTGTTGATTTTCCTGAACCATTTAATCCAATTAAAGCCCAGTTTTCTCCTTTTTTTATTTCCCAATTTATGTTTTTTAAAATCTCTCTACCATCTCTTTTAAAAGAAACATTTTTATAAGATAAAATTTTTTCCATATCTATCCTTATATTTTATTGATTATTTCATTTCCCATTTCAATAGTTCCAACTTTCTTATATCCGTCAGTATAAATATCAGAAGTTCTATATCCATCTTTTAAAACATTTTTTATAGCTTCTTCTATAACATCAGCCTCTTTATTTAAGTTAAAAGAATATCTTAACATCATAACAACTGATAATATTGTTGCTATTGGGTTAGCAATATTTTTTCCAGCAATATCAGGTGCAGAACCGTGACAAGGTTCATAGATACCAACTTTTCCATCTCCTAAACTAGCAGAAGCCAGCATTCCAATAGAACCTGTAAGCATAGAAGCTTCATCTGACAGAATATCCCCAAAAGTATTTTCTGTTAAAATTACATCAAATTGTCTTGGATTTATAACAAGTTGCATAGCTGCATTATCTACGTACATATGTTCAACTTGAACTTCTGGATAATTTTCAGAAATTTCATTTACAATTTTTCTCCAAAGCTTTGAGCTATCTAAAACATTTTGTTTATCTACACTTGTTATCTTTTTATTTCTTAATTTAGCTATTTCAAAAGCCTTTTTAGTTATTCTCTCAATCTCACTTCTTTTGTATACAAGAGTATCTGAGGCCTCTTCATCACTATATTTTTTAGGTCCAAAATATAGTCCACCTGTTAATTCTCTAACAACCATTATATCTAAGCCATCTCCAATTATTTCTTCTTTTAATGGACTAGCATTTTTTAATTCATTAAAAAGAATAGCTGGTCTTAGATTTGTAAAAACTTCTAATTCTTTTCTTATTTTTAAAAGTCCTTTTTCTGGTCTTAGTTCAGGCTCAATCTTATCCCATTTAGTTCCGCCAACTGCTCCTAAAAGAACAGCATCACTATCTTTACATATTTTTATAGTTTCATCAGATAAAGGTACTCCATATTTATCAATAGATTCTCCACCTAAATATCCTCTTGTAAAGATAAATTTATGATTAAATTTTTCTCCAATTTTTTCTAAAACTTTTGTTGCTACATCAACAATTTCTGGTCCTATTCCA
Above is a window of Fusobacterium massiliense DNA encoding:
- the rplR gene encoding 50S ribosomal protein L18; amino-acid sequence: MFKKVDRKASRQKKQMSIRNKISGTPERPRLSVFRSNTNIFAQLIDDVNGVTLVSASTIDKALRGSIANGGNVEAAKAVGKAIAERAKEKGIGAIVFDRSGYKYTGRVAALAEAAREAGLSF
- the rpsE gene encoding 30S ribosomal protein S5 codes for the protein MLNREENQYQEKLLKISRVSKTTKGGRTISFSVLAAVGDGEGKIGLGLGKANGVPDAIRKAIAAAKKNVVKVSLKNNTVPHEITGKWGATTLWMAPAYEGTGVIAGSASREILELVGVHDILTKIKGSRNKHNVARATVEALKNLRTAEEIAALRGKEVKDILS
- the rpmD gene encoding 50S ribosomal protein L30, whose amino-acid sequence is MARLRIELVKSIIGRKPNHIATVKSLGLKKMHDVVEHNETPELKGKLAQVSYLLKVEEVQA
- the rplO gene encoding 50S ribosomal protein L15, producing the protein MKLNELSPSVPRKERKRVGRGNSSGWGKTAGKGSNGQNSRAGGGVKPYFEGGQMPIYRRVPKRGFSNAIFKKEYTLLSLDFLNSHFEDGETVSIETLCNKFLLKKCNDGIKVLGNGELTKKLTVVAHKVSKSAKAAIEAKGGSVEIVEEKGFERAENNK
- the secY gene encoding preprotein translocase subunit SecY, which translates into the protein MTLIEKFNSKLSSIVKIPELRERILFTLLMFLVARVGTLIPAPGVDVDRLSAMASNNNVLSYINMFSGGAFTRISIFSLGIIPYINSSIVVSLLTSIVPQLEEIQKEGESGRNKITQWTRYLTIALAIIQGAGVCLWLQSVGLIYNPGIGFFVRTITTLTAGTVFLMWVGEQISIKGIGNGVSLIIFLNVISRAPSSVIQTIQTMQGNKFLIPLLVLVAFLGTVTIAGIVLFQLGQRKIPIHYVGKGFNTRGGMGQNSYIPLRLNTAGVMPVIFASVFMLIPGVVVNALPSTLSIKTTLSIIFGQNHPVYMILYALVIMFFSFFYTALVFDPEKVAENLKQGGGTIPGIRPGEETVEYLEGVVSRITWGGGIFLALISILPYVIFTSMGLPVYFGGTGIIIVVGVALDTVQQIDAHLVMREYKGFI
- a CDS encoding S8 family peptidase codes for the protein MRVKLVRDDKNSNYKVSLKNIKKEKEFVKLLDDYNIEYKKTEYFKDFFIYNLKNINSKFIMLLQEKASNYIAYIEPMSVYSLPIKIDNIDGEVQVLYPEENKKYITLGVVDNGIGHIKYLKPWIKKVHSRYLKEDVSATHGTFVSGLALYGDILAGRDIVKNEGFYLLDATVLSATSIEEDELLKNIVLAIEENYKKVKIWNLSLSVKLEIEEDIFSDFGVVLDYIQQKYGVLIFKSGGNGGNFMKKKPKGKLYHGSDSLMSIVVGSVTDEGYASNYSRVGLGPQNTIKPDIASYGGDLSLGEDGEMIMTGVKSFSVNGNIASSSGTSFATARMSSLATIIYQNICKDFDNFSDFDATLIKALIIHSSKNTDKNLKVEEIGFGVPADSQEILSYFNNENIKIISGTMKDKKVIDIDKIFSGYKRNMRIKVTLAYETELDFYQNEEYIKSDIKIRSFSEKGKNLIRKFEADIERGEKLELYSNSNVEKKYTLIIEKI
- a CDS encoding DMT family transporter — protein: MNKTERIGIINTFVGGTLWGINGVMGSYLFLNKAVTTNWLVPYRLLIAGLILLSYLYYKNGKKVFDILKNGKDLLSIVIFGIFGMMGTQYTYFTAIEYSNAAIATVLTYFGPTLVLVYVCMREARRPLKYEIFSIVLSMFGVFLLATHGNFSGLQISFKALFWGMLSAMTLVVYTIQPEKILKKYGTTAVVAWGMFIGGIISIFMFNPWKVDVIFDFTTFIFFIIIIFSGTIAAFVLYLTGVTMIGPTKASIIACVEPVSATIFSIIFMGVTFGFLDIIGFICVISTIFIVAIFDKKEVKKKVK